From the Myxococcales bacterium genome, one window contains:
- a CDS encoding MBL fold metallo-hydrolase encodes MQIEKVESGFFKTNTYLAIDEETGQALLVDPAGDWPRIATMIKTTRARVAAIVNTHAHYDHVNRNAEAKRLTGAPLLIHEAEAGRLTSFSAASLLLRGRPRLSPPPDRLLRDGDTIEIGALRFEVIHTPGHSPGGICLRSKKSIFCGDAIFQGAIGSTDLKGGDYDTLVAAIKDKLFVLSDDIFLHPGHGPRTTIEQERKFNIFVRLRPEQIDELMFGPTKKKAKPPTADEPSQGKD; translated from the coding sequence GTGCAGATCGAAAAAGTGGAGAGCGGCTTTTTCAAGACCAACACCTACCTGGCGATCGACGAGGAAACGGGGCAGGCGCTGCTCGTCGACCCGGCGGGCGACTGGCCGCGCATCGCGACGATGATCAAGACCACCCGGGCCCGGGTCGCCGCCATCGTCAACACCCACGCGCATTACGACCACGTCAACCGCAACGCCGAGGCCAAGCGGCTGACCGGCGCGCCGCTGCTCATCCACGAGGCCGAGGCCGGCCGCCTGACGAGTTTCTCCGCCGCCTCGCTGTTGCTTCGGGGCCGCCCGCGGCTCAGCCCGCCGCCCGACCGGCTGCTGCGCGACGGCGACACGATCGAAATCGGCGCGCTGCGCTTCGAGGTGATCCACACGCCCGGCCATTCGCCCGGCGGCATCTGCCTGCGTTCGAAAAAATCGATCTTCTGCGGCGACGCCATCTTCCAGGGCGCCATCGGCAGCACCGACCTGAAGGGCGGCGATTACGACACGCTCGTCGCCGCCATCAAGGACAAGCTCTTCGTGCTGTCCGACGATATTTTCCTCCACCCCGGCCACGGCCCGCGCACGACCATCGAACAGGAACGCAAGTTCAATATCTTCGTCCGGCTGCGCCCGGAGCAGATCGACGAATTGATGTTCGGCCCGACGAAAAAAAAGGCAAAACCCCCAACGGCTGACGAACCGTCTCAAGGGAAAGATTGA
- a CDS encoding S41 family peptidase: protein MPVHRFARQWRLLGAAIGLSILLGWAAGCHSDPQTAVILDVFDLVERYYVEKVDPREITANALAGLVDHLKKDVQIEVQTEKIKEFLRARDRGEDVTPPVMEETEDASPTPIPTPFDDVKVTVAPTHLRIEGGGQIFDRDLPADKRALARVLLDGVAFCRSALRLKQSPEELQQMALDSMLYKLDPHSGFLELTDYKQLKQETEGSFGGVGIEISMVGGFLTIVSPLEGAPAQQQGLRSKDRITAIDHLETIGQTIDWAVKRIRGKIGTTVVLTIRRPGEDKTFDVTLARTRIEAIAIKSKLLPGRIGHVRVIQFNARTADDLEKALREFSAAPGGLRALILDLRNDPGGLLDQAVAVTDKFLTGGLIVNTIGRGSLEERERYASSRGAWTRVPLVVLVNNGSASASEIVAGALKDHQRGLVVGWQTFGKGSVQSIFELRNEAGLRLTTAMYYTPSGESIQAHGITPHIRFDSDDPDRDLYSEAKLEGHIDNSNKRPAQQPLLEVNAKNLYDHYLAKGLIKSDAEAFSDDADFLLVFVRKLLDEATDFSIGGLTAQAQAMLDKVPGAFEPAAPAAAKK from the coding sequence GTGCCGGTTCATCGATTCGCGCGGCAATGGCGCTTGTTGGGCGCCGCCATCGGGCTGTCCATCCTGCTCGGTTGGGCGGCGGGCTGCCATTCCGATCCGCAAACGGCCGTCATCCTCGACGTGTTCGACCTGGTGGAACGTTACTACGTCGAGAAGGTCGATCCGCGCGAAATCACCGCCAACGCCCTGGCCGGTTTGGTCGACCACCTGAAAAAAGACGTCCAGATCGAGGTGCAGACCGAAAAAATCAAGGAATTCCTCCGCGCCCGCGACCGGGGCGAGGACGTGACGCCGCCGGTGATGGAAGAAACCGAGGACGCCTCCCCGACGCCGATTCCCACCCCGTTCGACGACGTGAAAGTGACCGTCGCCCCGACCCACCTGCGCATCGAGGGCGGCGGCCAGATCTTCGATCGCGACCTGCCGGCGGACAAACGCGCCCTGGCGCGGGTTCTGCTCGACGGCGTGGCCTTTTGCCGGAGCGCCTTGCGGCTCAAGCAGTCGCCGGAAGAACTGCAACAGATGGCGCTGGATTCCATGCTCTACAAGCTCGATCCGCATTCCGGGTTTCTCGAACTGACCGACTACAAGCAGCTCAAGCAGGAAACCGAAGGCAGCTTCGGCGGCGTCGGCATCGAGATCAGCATGGTGGGCGGATTTTTAACCATCGTTTCGCCGCTCGAGGGCGCGCCGGCCCAGCAACAGGGCTTGCGCAGCAAGGATCGCATCACCGCCATCGACCACCTCGAGACGATCGGCCAGACGATCGATTGGGCGGTCAAGCGCATCCGCGGCAAGATCGGCACGACGGTGGTGCTGACCATCAGGCGGCCGGGCGAGGACAAGACCTTCGACGTCACACTGGCCCGGACGCGCATCGAGGCGATCGCGATCAAGAGCAAGCTGCTGCCGGGGCGCATCGGCCACGTGCGGGTGATTCAATTCAACGCGCGCACCGCCGACGACCTGGAAAAGGCATTGCGGGAATTCAGCGCCGCGCCGGGCGGCCTGCGCGCGCTGATTCTCGATCTGCGCAACGACCCCGGCGGCTTGCTCGATCAGGCCGTGGCGGTCACCGACAAATTCCTGACCGGCGGGCTGATCGTCAACACCATCGGCCGCGGTTCGCTGGAGGAACGCGAGCGCTACGCCAGCAGCCGGGGCGCCTGGACGCGAGTGCCGCTGGTGGTGCTGGTCAACAACGGCAGCGCCAGCGCTTCCGAAATCGTCGCCGGGGCGCTCAAGGATCACCAGCGCGGCCTGGTCGTCGGCTGGCAGACCTTCGGCAAGGGCTCGGTGCAGTCGATTTTCGAATTGCGCAACGAGGCCGGGCTGCGGCTGACGACCGCGATGTACTACACGCCGTCGGGCGAATCGATCCAGGCGCACGGCATCACGCCGCACATCCGCTTCGACAGCGACGACCCCGACCGCGACCTGTATTCGGAAGCCAAGCTGGAAGGACATATCGACAATTCGAACAAGCGGCCGGCGCAACAGCCGCTGCTCGAGGTCAACGCGAAAAACCTCTACGACCATTACCTGGCGAAGGGCCTGATCAAAAGCGACGCCGAGGCGTTTTCCGACGACGCGGATTTTCTGCTGGTCTTCGTCCGCAAGCTGCTGGACGAGGCGACCGACTTTTCAATCGGCGGTCTGACCGCGCAGGCGCAGGCGATGCTGGACAAGGTGCCCGGCGCGTTCGAGCCGGCGGCGCCCGCCGCCGCGAAAAAATAG
- a CDS encoding gamma carbonic anhydrase family protein, whose protein sequence is MNDTLILPFGETRPRLDPTAFVAPGAVVVGDVTLGPESSLWFGAVVRGDEHPVVIGARTNIQDLTVCHETSWIGPLTIGDDVTVGHRAILHGCTIGDRCMIGMGAILLDGCEIGAESIVAAGAVVPERMIVPPRSLVAGVPAVVKRALTESDLKRITKAAKHYVERARVYAHFLK, encoded by the coding sequence ATGAACGACACCTTGATCCTTCCCTTCGGTGAAACCCGGCCGCGCCTCGATCCGACCGCGTTCGTCGCCCCCGGCGCGGTGGTCGTCGGCGACGTGACGCTCGGCCCGGAGTCGAGCCTCTGGTTCGGCGCGGTCGTCCGCGGCGACGAACACCCGGTGGTCATCGGCGCGCGCACCAACATCCAGGATTTGACGGTCTGCCACGAAACGAGCTGGATCGGTCCGCTGACGATCGGCGACGACGTCACCGTCGGCCACCGCGCCATCCTGCACGGCTGCACGATCGGCGACCGCTGCATGATCGGCATGGGCGCCATCCTGCTCGACGGCTGCGAAATCGGCGCCGAATCCATCGTCGCCGCCGGCGCGGTCGTCCCCGAAAGGATGATCGTCCCCCCGCGCAGCCTCGTCGCCGGCGTCCCCGCCGTCGTCAAACGCGCCTTGACGGAAAGTGATCTGAAGCGTATCACCAAAGCTGCTAAACATTATGTGGAACGAGCCAGAGTATATGCACATTTCTTGAAATAG